One window from the genome of Pseudomonas frederiksbergensis encodes:
- a CDS encoding PAAR domain-containing protein, translating into MSQGFVLLGDKTTHNGEVISASSTMSIKGKPVALVGDKVRCPIPGHGINSIVEGCGEWAENGRQMVVNGCRSECGCQLISSAPDCAVG; encoded by the coding sequence ATGTCACAAGGATTTGTTTTGCTGGGTGATAAAACCACTCACAACGGAGAAGTCATCTCAGCTTCTTCCACGATGAGTATCAAAGGCAAACCCGTAGCGTTGGTCGGCGACAAGGTCCGCTGTCCGATACCGGGGCATGGGATCAATTCCATCGTCGAAGGCTGCGGGGAATGGGCCGAGAATGGTCGCCAGATGGTCGTCAACGGTTGCCGCAGCGAGTGCGGTTGCCAGTTGATTTCCAGCGCACCCGATTGCGCGGTGGGCTGA
- a CDS encoding OmpA family protein, with translation MTFRLQRVLWLWAGTLVLALLLILPLATWIRVVLALGALGIAATGWVMAGRRAARLRQSVKLAANVSMPPASFRHPVVLVCGDGLDGLFGTIPDHRLAVRATHQGCYVRVPALDQLPSVTERILALRPGWDAQLSVMFVINPAAHGDRAELAGRMRAFRHQATLAGSHGAALPLMLVSYVRSARGESPWFCWTDGQPDPRVRDAGACSSVADWLRQPLDSSSRAMRVHTGVQLNNAAAWLQEAVLPHFDARADGPDRGLTVCWAIKPVPAVPHAVKGNLWEQWLRDKVALVDTRPTVMKAALPFPDPLLSLIPMRAQRTSVQRACIVAGWMFGLAGSIALGSSAWQNTLLVRQVTDDLRRYAHLSTAGFPAQETSRLRQETEAALHETAQRLDAYHRHGEPLALGLGLYRGDPLRAPLLEALSDPHVSFGPMPVQATEPVRLDSLSLFSPGSARLKPDSTKVLVNALVGIKAQPGWLIVIAGHTDATGDTAQNLRLSRARAAAVHEWILHIGGIPASCFAVQGFGASQPIASNDTEAGRAANRRVDIRLVPEVGACVLPTTGADSQPQSQSRDIQS, from the coding sequence ATGACGTTTCGATTGCAACGAGTCCTTTGGCTATGGGCCGGGACGCTGGTGCTGGCATTGCTGCTTATCCTCCCGCTCGCCACATGGATACGCGTGGTCCTGGCGCTGGGCGCCCTGGGCATTGCGGCGACAGGTTGGGTCATGGCCGGTCGTCGAGCTGCCCGTTTGCGTCAGTCGGTGAAACTCGCCGCCAATGTTTCCATGCCCCCAGCCTCGTTCCGCCACCCGGTGGTGCTGGTTTGTGGAGATGGCTTGGATGGTCTGTTCGGCACCATTCCCGATCACCGGTTGGCCGTGCGGGCCACCCATCAGGGCTGCTATGTCCGAGTGCCTGCTCTCGATCAATTGCCGAGCGTGACCGAGCGCATCCTGGCCTTGCGTCCGGGCTGGGACGCTCAACTCAGCGTGATGTTTGTCATCAACCCTGCGGCACACGGCGATCGCGCTGAACTGGCCGGGCGGATGCGAGCGTTTCGTCACCAAGCGACGCTGGCCGGCAGTCACGGTGCGGCGTTGCCGCTGATGCTGGTGAGTTATGTCCGGTCGGCGCGGGGCGAGTCTCCGTGGTTCTGCTGGACCGATGGTCAACCGGACCCTCGGGTTCGAGATGCCGGAGCCTGCTCCAGTGTCGCCGACTGGCTGCGGCAGCCCCTCGACTCATCATCGCGAGCGATGCGAGTGCATACCGGTGTGCAGTTGAACAACGCAGCAGCCTGGTTGCAAGAAGCGGTGCTGCCGCACTTCGATGCACGTGCTGACGGCCCCGATCGAGGCTTGACGGTGTGCTGGGCGATCAAGCCAGTGCCAGCCGTGCCTCACGCGGTGAAAGGGAACCTTTGGGAACAATGGCTACGTGACAAGGTGGCGCTGGTCGACACCAGGCCGACTGTCATGAAGGCAGCGTTGCCATTTCCAGATCCCTTGCTGAGCCTGATTCCAATGCGTGCCCAGCGCACGTCGGTGCAGCGTGCATGCATCGTCGCGGGGTGGATGTTCGGGCTCGCCGGTTCGATCGCCCTGGGCAGTTCCGCATGGCAGAACACGTTGTTGGTGCGCCAGGTCACTGACGACCTGCGTCGTTATGCGCACCTCTCGACGGCGGGATTTCCAGCACAGGAAACATCTCGCTTGCGCCAGGAAACCGAGGCTGCTCTGCATGAGACCGCACAGCGCCTGGACGCCTACCACCGCCACGGCGAGCCCCTTGCGCTGGGCCTTGGGCTGTATCGCGGCGACCCTCTGCGCGCGCCGTTGCTGGAGGCGCTTTCCGATCCCCATGTGTCATTCGGGCCAATGCCGGTGCAGGCAACCGAACCGGTGAGGTTGGACAGCCTCTCGCTGTTCAGTCCAGGCAGTGCGCGGCTCAAGCCGGACTCAACCAAGGTATTGGTCAATGCCCTGGTCGGCATCAAGGCCCAACCCGGCTGGCTGATCGTCATCGCCGGGCACACCGATGCCACGGGCGATACCGCGCAGAACCTGCGGTTGTCCCGCGCCCGTGCCGCCGCCGTACACGAATGGATTCTGCATATCGGCGGTATTCCTGCCAGCTGTTTTGCCGTGCAGGGGTTCGGCGCCAGCCAACCGATTGCCAGCAACGACACCGAGGCGGGGCGGGCAGCCAACCGTCGAGTCGATATCCGTCTGGTACCTGAAGTGGGCGCTTGTGTACTCCCCACGACAGGAGCGGACAGTCAACCCCAGTCGCAATCTCGCGACATTCAATCTTGA
- a CDS encoding Hcp family type VI secretion system effector, which produces MAIPVYLWLQDDGGAEIKGSVDVQKREGSIEVVAQDHSLYIPTDNNTGKLTGARVHTPFLFSKEIDASSPYLYKAVTKGQTLKSAEFKWYRIDDAGQEVEYFITKLENVKVVKVAPKMHDIKDPTKEKYNHLEQVELRYEKITWTYKDGNIIHSDSWSERQSA; this is translated from the coding sequence ATGGCAATTCCCGTTTACCTCTGGCTGCAAGATGACGGCGGCGCGGAGATCAAGGGGTCAGTGGACGTGCAAAAGCGCGAGGGCAGCATCGAAGTCGTCGCCCAGGACCACAGCCTGTACATCCCGACCGATAACAACACCGGCAAGTTGACGGGTGCGCGGGTCCACACGCCGTTCCTGTTTTCCAAGGAAATCGACGCTTCCAGCCCCTACCTCTACAAGGCCGTGACCAAAGGCCAGACCCTCAAGAGCGCCGAGTTCAAGTGGTATCGCATCGATGATGCCGGGCAGGAAGTCGAGTATTTCATCACCAAGCTGGAGAACGTCAAGGTGGTGAAGGTCGCGCCAAAAATGCACGACATCAAGGACCCGACCAAGGAGAAGTACAACCATCTGGAACAGGTTGAGTTGCGCTACGAAAAGATCACGTGGACCTACAAGGACGGCAACATCATCCATTCCGATTCCTGGAGCGAACGCCAAAGCGCCTGA
- a CDS encoding ImcF-related family protein has translation MRTFSNLWRRAGAAVWLITLTALSGWAIWVYGERVGLVDDAHKLLALLLIMTMAVLGYLAPLLLIYLKRQFHREHELANKARPHEDAYLALPPQSGSEHSELRNYLRHLYGPLWRHKTRLLLIVGEPTEITAIAPHLAKKKWLEGQRTVLLWGGSLQETLECPLLDQWLGLRRGRALDGVVWALTPEQSADAVALDKGLRHLQELARRARRQLPLHLWQVCENAWSQEGRESQPVGCLLPAKVTPAMLEDCLEELVEPLRHQGIAQMKLKKQMHHDFLLRLSRDLQANGIARWRQALAPLLSGFNPGLLLRGVWFSQPLRATDSGEIEHFWWPDPAWHGVQRDKAVGARLGWRAPRVAYGLFLGLAVMWGAGMVLSFVSNWAQIVQVQAVSTALQQASTPEAQLLALNELVHVLARLDHRAVYGAPWYQRFGLNRNPQLLETLWPRYVEANKRLVRDPAAARLREQLEALVKLAPGSPQRVERSAVAYDQLKAYLMMARPEKAEADLLVKTLAHAEPTWEGVSPALWRTVAANVWQFYAEQLAAHPDWRIEADPRLVAQVRQALLDQLGQRNAEASLYQQVLDDAAQHYPALGLAQMVGDTEAAGLFSSKASVPGVFTRQAWEGQVRRAIDEIAQARREEIDWVLSDRPGGVDARLTPHELKTRLTERYFQDYASAWLVFLNSLRTREPKSLDAVIDQLTLMGDVRQSPLIALLNTLAYQGQAGTRAPALSDSLMKSAHKLIGPDMAPLIDPRVDFPGGPLDATFGPLLTLLKGGTDNLNLQAYLTQVTRVRLKLQQISTASDPMEMTQALAQTVFQGRDIDLTDTQSYGRLMAASLGAQWAGVGEMLFVQPLEQAWQRVLQPSVAGLNSQWQRSIVGHWNAAFAGRYPFAATASDASLPMLGQMIRADTGRIERFLHSQLSGVLRKEGNRWVADPRHGRGLRVNPQFLAAVNQLSDLADVLYTDGGLGLSFELSGKGVRDVVQTTFILNGEKHEYFNQKERWQRFGWPGRSDYPGVSLTWTSVHTGERLFADYAGTWGLIRLLEQAKFTPLDDGDSRYRMVLKAPDGLGLTWHLRTELDAGPMTLLKLRGFTLPGRIFLTENGAAASYTHNEAFE, from the coding sequence ATGAGGACCTTCAGTAATTTATGGCGCCGAGCGGGTGCAGCGGTGTGGCTCATCACGCTGACTGCGCTTTCGGGATGGGCTATCTGGGTTTACGGCGAACGGGTTGGCTTAGTGGACGATGCCCACAAGCTGTTGGCTTTGTTATTGATCATGACCATGGCTGTGCTGGGGTATCTGGCACCTCTTTTACTGATCTATCTCAAGCGGCAGTTCCACCGTGAGCACGAGTTGGCGAATAAAGCGCGCCCTCATGAAGATGCGTATTTGGCGCTGCCCCCTCAATCAGGTTCTGAGCATTCGGAGCTGCGTAATTACCTCCGCCACCTATACGGCCCCCTCTGGCGCCACAAAACCCGCCTCCTGCTCATCGTCGGCGAACCCACGGAGATCACCGCCATCGCCCCGCACCTGGCGAAGAAGAAATGGCTCGAAGGCCAGCGCACTGTGCTGCTTTGGGGCGGCAGCCTCCAGGAAACGCTGGAATGCCCACTGCTGGATCAGTGGCTCGGCCTGCGTCGTGGGCGCGCATTGGATGGCGTGGTCTGGGCGCTGACCCCGGAGCAAAGCGCCGATGCCGTGGCGCTGGACAAGGGGTTGCGGCATTTGCAGGAGCTGGCGCGGCGGGCACGTCGGCAGTTGCCGTTGCACCTGTGGCAGGTGTGCGAGAACGCATGGTCCCAGGAGGGTCGCGAAAGCCAGCCGGTGGGTTGTCTGTTGCCGGCCAAGGTGACGCCAGCGATGCTGGAGGATTGTCTGGAGGAGCTGGTCGAGCCGCTGCGTCACCAGGGCATTGCGCAGATGAAGCTCAAGAAGCAGATGCACCACGATTTCCTGCTGCGCTTGTCCCGGGATTTGCAGGCCAATGGCATCGCCCGTTGGCGGCAGGCGTTGGCACCGTTGTTGAGTGGTTTCAACCCTGGGTTGCTGCTGCGCGGGGTGTGGTTCAGCCAGCCGTTGCGCGCCACTGACAGTGGCGAGATCGAGCATTTCTGGTGGCCGGATCCGGCGTGGCATGGCGTGCAGCGCGACAAGGCCGTCGGCGCTCGCCTGGGCTGGCGTGCACCGCGAGTCGCCTACGGGCTGTTCCTGGGGTTGGCGGTGATGTGGGGCGCGGGAATGGTGCTGTCGTTCGTCAGCAACTGGGCGCAGATCGTCCAGGTGCAGGCCGTGTCGACGGCGTTGCAACAGGCATCGACCCCGGAGGCACAATTGCTGGCGCTCAATGAGCTGGTCCACGTGCTGGCGCGCCTGGATCACCGCGCCGTATACGGTGCACCTTGGTATCAGCGCTTTGGCTTGAACCGCAACCCCCAGCTGCTCGAAACGCTCTGGCCACGTTATGTCGAGGCCAATAAGCGCCTGGTGCGGGATCCGGCGGCGGCGCGCTTGCGCGAGCAGCTGGAGGCGTTGGTCAAGCTGGCGCCGGGCAGTCCCCAGCGCGTCGAGCGCTCGGCGGTTGCCTATGATCAGCTCAAGGCGTACCTGATGATGGCGCGCCCGGAAAAAGCCGAGGCGGATCTTCTGGTCAAGACGCTTGCCCATGCCGAACCCACCTGGGAGGGCGTGTCCCCCGCGCTCTGGCGAACGGTGGCGGCCAACGTCTGGCAGTTCTACGCCGAGCAACTGGCCGCGCACCCCGACTGGCGCATCGAGGCCGACCCTCGGTTGGTGGCGCAGGTGCGCCAGGCGTTGCTCGACCAGTTGGGCCAGCGCAACGCCGAGGCCAGCCTGTATCAACAGGTGCTGGACGACGCGGCCCAGCATTACCCGGCCCTGGGCCTGGCGCAAATGGTCGGCGACACCGAGGCTGCCGGGCTGTTTTCCAGCAAGGCCAGCGTGCCGGGGGTGTTCACACGCCAGGCCTGGGAGGGCCAGGTGCGCCGGGCCATCGACGAGATCGCCCAGGCGCGGCGAGAGGAAATCGACTGGGTGCTCAGCGACAGGCCCGGCGGGGTCGACGCCCGGTTGACGCCGCACGAGCTCAAGACGCGCCTGACCGAGCGCTATTTCCAGGACTACGCCAGCGCCTGGCTGGTGTTCCTCAACAGCCTGCGCACCCGTGAACCGAAAAGCCTGGACGCGGTGATCGACCAGCTGACGCTGATGGGCGATGTGCGTCAATCGCCGCTGATCGCGCTGCTCAACACCCTGGCCTATCAAGGGCAAGCCGGCACTCGCGCACCGGCCCTGAGCGACTCGTTGATGAAGTCCGCGCACAAACTGATCGGGCCGGACATGGCGCCGCTGATCGACCCACGGGTGGATTTTCCAGGTGGACCGCTGGACGCCACTTTCGGACCGCTGCTGACCCTGCTCAAGGGCGGCACTGATAATTTGAACCTGCAGGCCTACCTCACCCAAGTGACCCGCGTGCGCCTGAAGCTGCAACAGATCAGCACCGCCAGCGACCCCATGGAAATGACCCAGGCGCTGGCGCAAACCGTGTTCCAGGGCCGTGACATCGACCTGACCGATACCCAGTCCTATGGCCGGTTGATGGCGGCGAGCCTGGGCGCGCAATGGGCCGGCGTTGGCGAAATGCTGTTCGTGCAGCCGCTGGAACAGGCCTGGCAGCGGGTGCTGCAACCGTCGGTGGCGGGCCTTAACAGCCAGTGGCAGCGCTCGATCGTCGGGCATTGGAACGCGGCCTTCGCCGGGCGTTATCCGTTTGCCGCGACTGCCAGCGATGCTTCGTTGCCGATGTTGGGGCAGATGATCCGCGCCGACACGGGGCGCATCGAGCGCTTCCTGCACAGTCAGTTGAGCGGCGTGCTGCGCAAGGAGGGCAACCGCTGGGTGGCCGACCCGCGCCACGGCCGTGGCTTGCGGGTCAACCCGCAGTTCCTGGCGGCGGTCAATCAACTGAGCGACCTGGCCGACGTGCTCTACACCGATGGCGGCCTGGGGTTGAGCTTCGAACTGAGTGGCAAAGGTGTGCGCGATGTGGTGCAGACCACGTTCATCCTCAATGGCGAAAAACATGAGTACTTCAACCAGAAGGAACGCTGGCAGCGCTTCGGCTGGCCGGGGCGCAGCGATTATCCCGGGGTCAGCCTGACCTGGACCAGCGTCCACACCGGCGAGCGACTGTTCGCCGACTACGCCGGCACCTGGGGGCTGATCCGCTTGCTGGAACAGGCCAAGTTCACGCCGCTGGACGATGGCGACAGCCGCTATCGCATGGTGCTCAAGGCCCCCGATGGCCTGGGCCTGACCTGGCACCTGCGCACCGAACTGGATGCCGGGCCGATGACGTTGCTCAAGTTACGCGGGTTTACGTTGCCGGGGCGGATATTTCTCACCGAGAACGGGGCAGCGGCGTCCTATACGCACAACGAGGCTTTCGAATGA
- the tssH gene encoding type VI secretion system ATPase TssH: MVQSPTRLLRRLNPYCAQALSDAASLCQSRAHAQITIEHWLLKLLGQGEGDLTVIARRHELDLEALWCGLLNHLDTLPRCVQAKPQLSEPLQQLIKNAWLRASLDDDGDRLRSAHLLGALMETPRLLACEAAWPLLSLGESQLQRLSGLLDQLSDERPGEQELLVVGRTDGTSSEPAAGSARPDARQALLDRFTQDLTVRAGEGLIDPVFGRDDEIRQVIDILSRRRKNNPILVGEPGVGKTALVEGLALRIAQGDVPDSLKSVSVRALDLGLLQAGAGVKGEFEQRLKRVIDAVQQSETPILLFVDEAHTLIGAGNQAGGADAANLLKPALARGELRTIAATTWSEYKQYFERDAALERRFQQVKVDEPDDDRACLMLRGLKARYASHHGVHIQDAAVQAAVSLSRRYLTGRQLPDKAVDLLDTASARVRMSVDCEPHALVRVKARQIALELEREALEADQVLGGSVDTERLMQIAVQHAELKHTRVELERQYRHALDVSQQLLDAREAEPMRWADCARLQRQLDAIQGDQPLLLLDVDARSVAEVVADWTGVPLGSLLKDEQASLLDLEQQLAERVIGQAPALDALAQRLRAAKTGLSDDKGPLGVFLLVGTSGVGKTETALALADSLFGGEKALITLNLSEYQEAHTVSQLKGSPPGYVGYGQGGVLTEAVRQRPYSVVLLDEVEKAHRDVLNLFYQVFDRGFMRDGEGREIDFRNTVILMTSNLGSDALQACLLDQPDAADSTLHELMRPILREHFQPALLARFQTLIYRPLQVDALQCIAAIKLAQVASRLQRHYGLDCKIDDALNEAIVAACLLPDTGARNIDSLLNEQILPVLSQQLLQRRAAQLRTRGVHLGYCEEEGITLRFVDAADAAETVAMEAAQ; this comes from the coding sequence ATGGTACAGAGCCCCACGCGTCTGCTTCGTCGTCTGAATCCCTATTGCGCCCAAGCCCTGAGCGACGCGGCGTCGCTGTGCCAGAGCCGTGCCCATGCGCAGATCACCATCGAGCACTGGTTGCTCAAGTTGCTGGGGCAGGGCGAGGGCGACCTGACCGTTATCGCACGTCGTCACGAATTGGACCTGGAGGCGCTTTGGTGTGGCTTGCTCAACCACCTCGACACCTTGCCGCGTTGCGTCCAGGCCAAGCCACAGCTGTCGGAACCGTTGCAGCAACTGATCAAGAATGCCTGGCTGCGCGCCTCTCTGGACGATGACGGTGACCGGCTGCGCTCCGCGCATCTGCTGGGAGCACTGATGGAAACGCCCAGGCTACTGGCCTGCGAAGCGGCCTGGCCATTGCTCAGCCTTGGCGAGTCGCAATTGCAGCGGTTGTCCGGGTTGCTGGATCAACTCTCCGATGAGCGTCCCGGCGAACAAGAGCTCCTTGTCGTGGGCAGGACGGATGGGACATCGAGCGAGCCTGCCGCCGGTAGCGCCAGGCCTGATGCACGGCAGGCGCTGCTGGACCGGTTCACCCAGGATCTCACTGTCCGGGCAGGGGAAGGACTGATCGATCCGGTGTTCGGTCGCGACGATGAAATACGCCAGGTCATCGACATCTTGAGTCGCCGACGCAAGAACAATCCGATCCTGGTCGGCGAGCCCGGCGTGGGCAAGACCGCGCTGGTCGAAGGGCTGGCGCTGCGCATTGCCCAGGGCGACGTGCCCGACAGCCTCAAGTCGGTCAGCGTGCGCGCGCTGGACTTGGGCTTGTTGCAGGCCGGCGCCGGGGTCAAGGGCGAATTCGAGCAGCGCCTCAAGCGCGTGATCGACGCGGTGCAGCAATCCGAAACACCGATCCTGCTGTTCGTCGACGAAGCCCACACGTTGATCGGCGCTGGCAACCAGGCCGGGGGCGCCGACGCGGCAAACCTGCTCAAGCCCGCCCTGGCCCGTGGCGAGTTGCGCACCATCGCCGCCACCACCTGGAGCGAGTACAAGCAATACTTCGAGCGCGATGCGGCATTGGAGCGACGCTTCCAACAGGTCAAGGTCGACGAGCCTGATGATGATCGCGCCTGCCTCATGTTGCGCGGGCTCAAGGCCCGTTACGCCAGCCACCACGGCGTGCACATCCAGGATGCGGCGGTGCAGGCCGCCGTCAGCCTGTCGCGGCGTTACCTTACGGGCCGTCAGTTGCCGGACAAAGCCGTCGACCTGCTGGATACGGCCAGCGCCCGGGTGCGCATGAGTGTCGATTGCGAGCCCCACGCGTTGGTCCGCGTCAAGGCGCGGCAAATCGCCCTGGAACTGGAACGCGAGGCGCTGGAAGCGGACCAGGTCCTGGGCGGTAGTGTCGACACCGAACGGCTGATGCAGATCGCCGTGCAGCACGCCGAGTTAAAGCACACTCGGGTCGAGCTGGAGCGTCAATACCGCCACGCGCTCGATGTGTCCCAGCAATTGCTCGACGCCCGCGAGGCAGAGCCGATGCGATGGGCTGATTGTGCGCGGTTGCAGCGACAGCTGGATGCCATCCAGGGCGACCAACCCTTGTTGCTGCTGGACGTCGACGCCCGCAGCGTGGCCGAAGTCGTCGCCGATTGGACCGGCGTCCCCCTTGGCAGCCTGCTCAAGGACGAACAAGCCAGCTTGCTGGATCTGGAACAGCAATTGGCCGAGCGCGTCATCGGCCAGGCCCCGGCACTCGATGCCCTGGCCCAGCGCCTGCGGGCGGCCAAGACAGGGCTCAGCGATGACAAGGGGCCGCTGGGGGTCTTTTTGTTGGTGGGCACCAGCGGGGTTGGCAAGACCGAAACCGCCTTGGCCCTGGCCGACAGCCTGTTCGGCGGAGAAAAAGCGCTCATCACCCTCAACCTTTCCGAATATCAAGAAGCCCACACCGTCAGCCAGCTCAAGGGCTCGCCGCCCGGTTACGTGGGTTACGGGCAGGGCGGGGTGCTGACCGAAGCCGTGCGCCAGCGACCCTATAGCGTCGTGCTGCTCGACGAGGTGGAAAAAGCCCACCGTGATGTGCTCAACCTGTTCTACCAGGTTTTCGACCGCGGCTTCATGCGCGATGGGGAAGGGCGCGAGATCGACTTTCGCAACACCGTCATTCTCATGACCTCCAACCTGGGCAGCGACGCGTTGCAGGCCTGTCTGCTGGATCAACCCGACGCAGCTGACAGCACGCTGCACGAGCTCATGCGGCCGATCCTGCGCGAACACTTCCAACCGGCCCTGTTGGCACGCTTCCAGACCCTTATCTATCGACCGCTGCAAGTCGATGCCCTGCAATGCATCGCCGCTATCAAGCTGGCCCAGGTGGCCAGTCGCTTGCAGCGTCACTATGGCTTGGACTGCAAGATCGATGACGCTCTGAACGAGGCCATCGTTGCCGCCTGCCTGCTGCCCGACACCGGGGCCCGCAACATCGACAGCCTGCTCAACGAACAGATCCTGCCGGTGCTCAGCCAACAGCTGCTGCAGCGTCGGGCAGCACAGTTGCGCACACGCGGGGTGCACTTGGGGTATTGCGAGGAGGAGGGGATCACACTGCGTTTCGTCGATGCCGCGGATGCCGCTGAGACGGTCGCCATGGAGGCTGCGCAATGA
- a CDS encoding lipase family protein — translation MNDTRHRTDTLNPFKVITVGKQKQHWIEFQLLDEHGEPLANMPFRAQNEATRTAYIPEYAGISDADGVIRIEGLHPLAITLLLDANSLAGQLQTRRLRAERPEPPRPVIGDRTPLHSPQRSGFSPIERQTIEAGHGYHYLRIGQLCDRLPDLSPPLTDANQPPAFHFPDRTYSGFTVDDGQLDRRHVLEVCPLRAWSLVLHHQPDYSLANAYNLGLMSILSYSTSPEQDRGSVKEFFDQQCVDLSRTPRIWDGGQNWPCLVSDVPFDERYTTAEPLDTSKAEPPEGDTQLFYAINATQVLVAWRGTEMAYPFTDLATDVTFRPVQPEIVANCEPKVSCADLTQEGSVHLGFRDAYEMARRIFSDDLGKTIPGEGFDRKLFICGHSLGGALGLIHAASLQTRNPLLYTYGMPRTFTLKAVQGLGELQHFRHVNDTDTIPSAPPEAALDNYLYDLYGPLGTTLGFTWSLLQLTASAVFKHGDPFCHHGEIAMFFRAEQHVQERGSQYPAYRNKDGLGAPYYTTIARPLQEKAKFYLVPSLSPEDDQQAKQAQEGLIGTLRPGDRARYFPPHGNPKKGRLSGLGNHFMSEYQPYLHNHLLESINPEREPLMKEQLERQRFEQQMHEHYSRIHEHERDRNRVFLGLQGLLTQALGTTREVEGGIEALQRFDAVADPNTYFTKTWG, via the coding sequence ATGAACGACACCCGGCACCGTACGGATACGCTTAATCCGTTCAAAGTCATTACCGTCGGAAAACAGAAACAGCACTGGATCGAATTCCAATTGCTGGACGAACACGGTGAACCCTTGGCGAACATGCCCTTCCGTGCGCAGAACGAAGCCACGCGCACGGCGTATATACCCGAATATGCTGGCATCAGCGATGCCGATGGGGTGATCCGCATCGAGGGTCTGCACCCGCTGGCCATCACCTTGTTGCTGGACGCCAATTCGCTGGCCGGGCAATTGCAAACCCGTCGCTTGCGCGCCGAACGGCCTGAGCCGCCCAGGCCTGTAATTGGCGACCGCACCCCGCTGCACAGTCCGCAGCGTTCGGGTTTTTCTCCAATCGAGCGACAGACCATTGAGGCTGGGCATGGCTATCACTACCTGCGTATCGGTCAGTTGTGTGATCGGCTGCCCGATCTGTCCCCGCCATTGACCGACGCCAATCAACCGCCCGCCTTTCATTTTCCAGACCGGACGTACAGCGGCTTTACTGTCGATGATGGACAACTGGACCGCCGCCATGTGCTGGAGGTTTGTCCGCTCCGGGCCTGGTCGCTGGTGCTGCATCACCAACCGGATTACAGCCTCGCCAATGCCTACAACCTGGGGCTGATGAGCATCTTGTCGTACAGCACATCGCCGGAGCAGGACCGGGGTTCCGTCAAGGAATTTTTCGACCAGCAATGTGTGGATCTGTCACGTACTCCGAGGATATGGGACGGGGGCCAGAATTGGCCTTGTCTGGTCAGTGATGTGCCTTTTGATGAGCGCTATACAACGGCCGAACCTTTGGACACCAGCAAAGCAGAACCGCCGGAAGGAGACACGCAACTGTTCTACGCCATCAATGCAACCCAGGTGCTGGTGGCCTGGCGCGGCACCGAGATGGCCTACCCCTTTACCGACCTGGCGACAGACGTGACCTTTCGACCGGTCCAGCCAGAAATTGTCGCCAACTGCGAACCCAAGGTGTCCTGTGCCGACCTGACGCAGGAAGGCAGCGTGCATTTGGGCTTTCGTGATGCCTATGAAATGGCGAGAAGAATTTTTTCCGATGATTTGGGCAAGACGATTCCTGGAGAGGGCTTCGACAGGAAGCTCTTCATTTGCGGCCATAGCCTTGGCGGTGCCCTCGGTCTGATTCATGCCGCCTCACTGCAAACGCGCAACCCACTGTTGTACACCTACGGCATGCCGCGCACCTTCACGCTCAAGGCTGTTCAGGGCCTGGGCGAGTTGCAGCACTTCCGGCACGTCAACGACACCGACACCATCCCCAGCGCGCCACCCGAAGCGGCGTTGGATAATTACCTGTACGACTTGTACGGCCCGTTGGGCACCACCCTGGGATTTACCTGGTCGTTGCTTCAGCTAACGGCCAGCGCAGTGTTCAAACATGGCGATCCTTTTTGTCACCACGGCGAAATCGCCATGTTCTTCAGGGCCGAACAACACGTGCAGGAACGTGGCTCGCAATACCCGGCCTATCGCAACAAGGATGGGCTCGGCGCGCCTTACTACACCACCATCGCTCGTCCCCTGCAGGAAAAGGCCAAGTTCTACCTCGTACCCAGCCTGAGCCCTGAGGACGACCAACAGGCCAAGCAGGCGCAAGAAGGCCTGATCGGCACGCTGCGACCGGGTGATCGGGCCCGTTATTTCCCGCCCCACGGCAACCCCAAGAAGGGCCGACTGAGTGGCCTCGGCAACCATTTCATGAGCGAGTATCAACCCTACCTGCATAACCATCTGCTGGAGTCGATCAACCCCGAGCGGGAGCCCTTGATGAAGGAGCAGCTTGAGCGACAACGCTTCGAGCAGCAGATGCACGAGCATTACAGCCGCATCCACGAACACGAACGGGACCGTAACCGGGTCTTCCTGGGTTTGCAGGGTTTGCTGACCCAGGCCTTGGGCACCACACGGGAGGTCGAGGGCGGTATCGAGGCGTTACAGCGCTTTGACGCCGTGGCCGACCCGAATACCTACTTTACGAAGACCTGGGGCTGA